The genomic region AGCCACAGAGCCAGAGGATGATCTTAGATCTTATTtcttaaaatccatttttttgaCTATGTCATTGATCATTTCTTTTAGGGAGTCCATGAGTGAGCTGTACTTCTTGACTTGGTCTGTGGCTGCTGAGCTCTTGCTCTTCAAGGCCATGGCTTATGATCAGTATGTAGCAATCTGCCAGCCGCTGCATTACAGCAAGATGATGAGTAGGGAAGTTCGTGTCTCCTTGGCTGTGGCTGTGTCATTTGGTGCCACAACGAATACCAGCCTCTTGTTGAGGTTGTCATTCTGTGGTCCCAGTGTGATCAGTCATTTTCTCTGTGAGATACTGGCTCTGCTGCCACTCTCTTGCTCATTCACATATGTGAATGATGTCATGACAGTTGTGGCTGACATATTCTTTGCTGTCCTGAATTTCCTGCTTACCATGCTGTCTTACGGATTCATCGTCTTCAGCATCATGGCAATCCAGACCACAGAGGGCAAAAAGAGAGCTTTTTCCACCTGCTCCTCTCATCTCATTGTAGTGACCATGTATGACTCCACCATAATCTATGTTTACCTAAGCCCAGTCTCCAACTACTCCCCAGACAAGGGCAAGATCATAGCTGTGCTTTACTCTGCAGTGAGTCTCACCTTGAATCCTCTTATTTATGCTTTGAGGAATAAGGATGTCAGGAGGGCCCACAGAAAACTCTTTATCTTTGTCAAGGGGAAATTATAATTCATTCCTCTAAATTCTCAGGAATGGTAACTCAAAGACTAAAAATGTCAACTACgaagcagctagatggagcagtgcgAAGacccctggctctggagtcaggaggacctcagttcaaatctggcctcagacacttaacac from Trichosurus vulpecula isolate mTriVul1 chromosome 8, mTriVul1.pri, whole genome shotgun sequence harbors:
- the LOC118829488 gene encoding olfactory receptor 13A1-like: MSLIISFRESMSELYFLTWSVAAELLLFKAMAYDQYVAICQPLHYSKMMSREVRVSLAVAVSFGATTNTSLLLRLSFCGPSVISHFLCEILALLPLSCSFTYVNDVMTVVADIFFAVLNFLLTMLSYGFIVFSIMAIQTTEGKKRAFSTCSSHLIVVTMYDSTIIYVYLSPVSNYSPDKGKIIAVLYSAVSLTLNPLIYALRNKDVRRAHRKLFIFVKGKL